The Gillisia sp. Hel_I_86 genome has a segment encoding these proteins:
- a CDS encoding NUDIX hydrolase, whose protein sequence is MYKVFVNDIPIILSTKKEIGENYTAFPIKTVKLKQVIQKINDGELVYVNLYHKNEEKLFKHLLKKLPVVTAAGAMVFNENKEILFIYRNKRWDLPKGKTEKDESLEESAIREVMEETGVQDLEIVRFLRKTYHIFKRKDKYRLKVTHWYEMKTSFTGELVPEHSEGIKKVKWKNFAKSQKALTKSYANIKLLFPKEYLTTHPKDRVA, encoded by the coding sequence ATGTATAAAGTTTTTGTAAATGATATCCCTATTATTCTTTCAACCAAGAAAGAAATAGGTGAAAATTATACTGCGTTTCCCATTAAAACGGTTAAGCTGAAGCAGGTTATCCAGAAAATAAATGATGGGGAATTGGTATATGTAAACCTTTATCATAAAAATGAGGAGAAACTCTTTAAACACCTTCTAAAAAAACTCCCTGTGGTTACTGCCGCTGGTGCAATGGTATTTAACGAAAACAAAGAAATTTTATTTATCTACCGTAACAAGCGTTGGGACTTGCCAAAAGGAAAAACCGAAAAAGATGAAAGTTTAGAAGAGTCTGCAATTAGGGAAGTGATGGAGGAGACTGGAGTGCAGGACCTTGAAATTGTTAGGTTCCTTAGAAAGACCTATCATATATTTAAGCGCAAGGATAAATACAGGTTGAAAGTGACACATTGGTACGAGATGAAAACTTCATTTACAGGGGAATTGGTTCCCGAACACTCTGAAGGAATTAAAAAAGTTAAATGGAAGAACTTTGCAAAGTCTCAAAAAGCACTCACAAAATCGTATGCCAATATTAAATTGTTGTTCCCAAAAGAATATCTAACGACTCATCCTAAAGATAGGGTAGCGTAA
- the pyrE gene encoding orotate phosphoribosyltransferase yields the protein MILNKETAIKTAELLLQIKAIKLEPQQPFIWASGWKSPIYCDNRITLSYPPIRNYIREQFAKQIEELYGKPDVIAGVATGAIGIGMLVADYMNLPFVYVRPEAKGHGRKNKIEGHVESGQNVVVIEDLISTGGSSIHAVKALREANVNIKGLLAIFTYGFDIAEENFKKAKVDLHTLGNYEHLIETALRTNYINASEAETLKTWRQDPSKWKP from the coding sequence ATGATTTTAAATAAAGAAACAGCAATTAAAACAGCTGAATTGCTGTTGCAAATTAAAGCAATTAAATTGGAACCACAACAACCCTTCATTTGGGCAAGCGGATGGAAGTCGCCAATCTATTGCGACAATAGAATAACCCTTTCTTATCCTCCCATTAGAAATTACATAAGAGAGCAGTTTGCCAAGCAAATTGAAGAACTTTATGGAAAGCCAGATGTGATAGCTGGAGTAGCTACTGGTGCCATTGGCATTGGAATGCTGGTGGCAGACTATATGAACCTTCCTTTTGTATATGTAAGACCGGAAGCCAAAGGACATGGAAGAAAAAATAAGATCGAGGGACATGTGGAGAGCGGTCAAAATGTGGTTGTAATTGAAGATCTTATTAGTACAGGCGGAAGCAGTATTCATGCGGTAAAAGCCTTAAGAGAAGCCAATGTGAACATTAAAGGTTTACTTGCCATCTTCACGTATGGCTTTGATATTGCTGAAGAGAATTTCAAAAAAGCAAAGGTAGATTTACATACCTTGGGGAATTACGAGCATTTAATAGAAACCGCTTTAAGAACGAACTATATTAATGCCAGTGAGGCAGAAACATTAAAAACCTGGAGACAAGATCCCAGCAAATGGAAACCATAA
- a CDS encoding biotin--[acetyl-CoA-carboxylase] ligase, with translation MHIIKVSATESTNSLAREWFNTNKYDSPICIIASNQTSGRGQRGARWVSNAGENLTFSVIYPKPSVDITDQFLISAAVGLQLLKALKQLKINNLKLKWPNDIMADGYKIGGVLIENILQNNQIGASIIGIGLNVNQVDFPELPKAASLKNLTGTIYATEEVLSVILEHLEKMITSNDNSFFEAVLEDYETNLFRRKKASTFQLKDGSLLIGIILGVTPSGLLKLKVEDEEIRTFDLKELKLLF, from the coding sequence ATGCATATTATCAAAGTTAGTGCCACCGAATCTACTAATTCCTTGGCTAGGGAATGGTTTAATACTAATAAATATGATTCCCCAATTTGTATTATTGCCAGTAATCAAACTTCTGGAAGAGGACAACGTGGAGCGAGATGGGTTTCCAATGCGGGAGAAAACCTCACATTTAGTGTTATTTACCCAAAGCCAAGCGTGGATATTACAGATCAATTCCTTATTAGTGCTGCTGTGGGATTACAGCTATTAAAGGCATTAAAGCAACTAAAAATTAACAATTTAAAGCTGAAATGGCCTAACGACATTATGGCAGATGGCTATAAAATAGGTGGCGTGCTCATTGAAAATATCCTGCAAAACAATCAAATAGGAGCCAGTATTATTGGAATAGGCCTTAACGTGAATCAAGTTGACTTCCCAGAGCTCCCAAAGGCAGCTTCCCTAAAAAATCTTACAGGAACTATTTATGCTACTGAAGAAGTTCTTTCTGTTATTCTGGAACATTTAGAAAAAATGATAACATCCAATGATAATTCGTTTTTTGAAGCTGTCCTAGAAGATTATGAAACCAATTTATTCCGAAGAAAAAAAGCTTCCACCTTTCAATTAAAAGATGGAAGCTTGCTTATAGGTATTATCTTGGGAGTTACCCCCTCTGGCCTTCTTAAATTAAAAGTGGAAGATGAAGAAATAAGGACGTTCGATCTTAAAGAACTTAAGTTGCTCTTTTAA
- the rsfS gene encoding ribosome silencing factor, translating into MAKKETNNDQLIAHIIKGIEEVKGNDIDILDLREIENTVCDYFIICNGTSNTQVNAIVSSVQKTVSKSLKDKPWHIEGSDNAEWILMDYVNVVVHVFQKHIREYYDIEGLWGDAKVTSIETKY; encoded by the coding sequence ATGGCAAAAAAAGAAACGAACAACGATCAACTTATTGCTCATATCATAAAAGGAATAGAAGAAGTAAAAGGAAACGATATTGATATTCTTGACTTAAGGGAAATTGAAAACACTGTTTGTGATTATTTCATTATCTGTAATGGTACTTCAAACACACAGGTAAATGCCATTGTAAGCTCCGTACAAAAAACCGTAAGCAAATCTCTAAAAGACAAACCTTGGCATATAGAAGGAAGTGATAATGCCGAGTGGATTTTAATGGATTATGTGAACGTAGTCGTTCATGTTTTCCAAAAGCATATTAGGGAATATTATGATATAGAGGGTTTGTGGGGAGATGCCAAAGTAACCTCAATTGAAACAAAGTATTAA
- a CDS encoding SRPBCC family protein → MNLESPKVTTQKSQQELYNFLTDVGNYKELMPDSIEKFEVTKPDTFLFSLKGMPEIELEIKETVEPELVVLGSTSDKFNFSLNIIIEPSGDQSDAQLLFDGKFNAMMGMMVKGPLKKFIATLSENMAAL, encoded by the coding sequence ATGAATTTAGAAAGTCCAAAAGTTACCACCCAAAAAAGTCAGCAAGAATTATATAATTTTCTAACCGATGTAGGGAATTATAAAGAATTGATGCCAGACAGTATCGAGAAATTCGAAGTTACCAAGCCAGACACGTTTCTTTTTAGCTTAAAAGGAATGCCGGAAATAGAATTGGAAATCAAGGAAACCGTTGAACCAGAATTAGTGGTTTTGGGATCCACATCAGATAAATTCAATTTTTCATTGAATATTATTATTGAACCAAGTGGAGATCAAAGTGATGCCCAATTGTTATTCGATGGAAAATTCAATGCGATGATGGGGATGATGGTAAAGGGCCCGTTAAAGAAATTTATTGCCACCTTAAGCGAAAACATGGCTGCTCTTTAA